The following coding sequences are from one Cryptococcus deuterogattii R265 chromosome 1, complete sequence window:
- a CDS encoding thioesterase: MSLAFRTILRTSIPRRSLVLARFNSSTAPKVPSSPIQQLYDLREIDRLTTSVGKSSTGGNHPSPLLMRALPAPWLSSSSPNLESQASEDDSSLHQCDEHEAAPLGPKHMSESFTSFDLPLASDAALFDRYVNTSGGFRMGKLLEHLDSLAGAVAYRHCLPPPKSGVSTASAFHNASSKAGLYLATASADRLDMFGRLNKDNVRDLKFSGFVTWTGNSSMEVVVKMEGSRPDTADWETLMLGRFAMVCRDSKTHKSRKIPPLIVESEDEKTLWAIGDEHQKRRKTRAMNALDKVPPSSEEATELHQLMLRVQEAKDGKINGQEIVQMEDTEIETVQLMHPQDRNLHGKVFGGILMRLAFELCFTNASLFAQGPLRFLALDQITFRLPVPIGAVLRLSSKIVHTTQPHEGPDGEAKVHVMVKAEVEEVETGSRRETNTFFFTMAKGGRQPLGRTVVPTTYSDAMSYLEGKRRVQIGDEMRRLYLGERAGAVGDAN; this comes from the exons ATGTCCTTAGCATTCAGAACCATTCTCAGGACTAGTATACCTAGAAGGAGCCTCGTCTTGGCTAGGTTCAACTCTAGTACGGCTCCTAAGGTTCCGTCTAGTCCTATTCAGCAACTCTATGACCTACGAGAAATTGATCGTCTTACTACCTCTGTGGGAA AATCTTCTACAGGTGGGAACCacccctctcctcttctcatgCGCGCTCTCCCGGCTCCTTGgctgtcatcttcttcccccaaTCTTGAGTCCCAAGCATCCGAGGATGATTCTTCACTTCACCAATGTGATGAGCATGAGGCTGCACCTCTTGGACCTAAACATATGAGCGAAAGCTTTACTAGTTTTGATCTACCTTTGGCCAGCGATGCCGCTTTGTTTGATCGTTATGTTAATACTTCAGGAGGCTTCA GGATGGGAAAGCTTCTTGAAC ACCTTGATTCCCTTGCAGGTGCCGTTGCCTACAGACACTGtcttccacctcccaaAAGTGGAGTCAGCACCGCCTCTGCATTCCATAATGCCTCTTCCAAGGCTGGTCTCTATCTCGCTACAGCAAGCGCCGATAGGCTTGACATGTTCGGACGATTGAACAAGGACAATGTGCG TGATCTTAAGTTCTCCGGCTTCGTTACATGGACAGGCAATTCCAGTATGGAGGTAGTCGTTAAAATGGAAGGATCTCGTCCTGATACCGCCGATTGGGAAACATTGATGCTAGGCCGATTTGCCATGGTGTGCCGAGATTCAAAGACCCACAAGTCCAGGAAAATCCCCCCACTAATTGTTGAGtcggaagacgagaaaaCCCTTTGGGCGATTGGCGATGAGCatcagaaaagaagaaagactAGGGCCATGAACGCTTTGGACAAGGTCCCA CCATCATCTGAAGAGGCCACTGAACTTCATCAACTTATGCTCAGGGTCCAAGAAGCCAAGGACGGCAAAATCAACGGACAAGAGATTGTGCAGATGGAAGATACCGAG ATTGAGACTGTTCAGCTTATGCATCCGCAAGACAGAAACCTGCATGGGAAAGTCTTTGGTGGCATTTTGATGAGGCTT GCATT TGAGCTCTGCTTCACGAATGCTTCCCTTTTTGCCCAAGGTCCTTTGAGATTTTTGGCCCTTGACCAAATTACCTTCCGACTGCCAGTACCCATCGGTGCCGTGCTTCGACTGTCTTCTAAGATTGTACACACCACCCAGCCTCATGAAGGGCCAGACGGAGAAGCAAAAGTTCATGTCATGGTGAAAgctgaggttgaagaggttgagacTGGG TCTCGACGAGAAACGAATACATTTTTCTTCACCATGGCAAAGGGAGGGCGGCAGCCTCTCGGGAGAACGGTCGTCCCTACCACTTACAGTGATGCAATGTCCTATCTGGAAGGCAAGAGAAGGGTGCAAATTGGAGAcgagatgagaagattATATCTCGGTGAAAGGGCAGGCGCGGTTGGAGACGCTAATTAA
- a CDS encoding protein kinase regulator: MAAAVISPTKASPPVSVLQWDEDAVVSYLSNIGLGQYEAAIHEHGIAGDVLVALDHGTLQDMGMSSVGHRLTLLRAVYELKMEEGLEIGEDEWRPPEIEDRDRLEAGRLLEIVRQQQERLSVIERDHDLLRAALEERGISVPYAQYASEETLSGSISKRPNELERSNSYKWRDFKDSDNAEPAPSTSRPRPEQLFPASLASTALASSLNAPLSSNSATFQDSFTPTTSNHNYVDSPTASGTDRRDGRPINRILAESSNLSSSTSSSPSMAPPALSSQSLSASSIKPSSYPSVSSSAPIPGPQSHSTNPSDKERSRAKDAARSAAKSFRVTLEDPCWKVLPAALKKYKINDDWRLYALFICYGNTGESTERCLSYDEKPLLLFQKLKETGHKPVFMLRHIKDIKSPVYVAHTKQAQKLGLPRNTTAALLPKIKPANDTSLSPTKPNTFKPAIPRTEDGQTPNGTAFPELPSPGLRDGDGGGRTSNGQLVDPDGSVVNVTYGVAIYPYCRDREDEFDVPVGSTYVIRSKNKGWYIVNRDPDATGIPNNYTQGWVPAGCLLELNQPMSIISPSPDGQIAPYPGLAPLPPSHIISSSYAGFVLMDYDSKGDDELTLKEGEKVRVYKKYCHWSYVIRNDTGERGWVPAWFVGKTSITISAGLRETETAAKPEPSSGSKSTDIKLDRGAIDGEANDDKSKDEAGEK; the protein is encoded by the exons ATGGCTGCGGCAGTCATCTCCCCTACAAAGGCTTCACCACCCGTTTCTGTACTACAGTGGGACGAGGACGCAGTCGTATCATACCTTTCCAACATTGGCCTTGGGCAATATGAGGCGGCAATACATG AACATGGAATTGCAGGTGACGTCCTTGTCGCGCTCGATCATGGAACTCTTCAAGATATGGGAATGTCGAGCGTCGGTCATCGATTAACGCTTCTACGAGCTGTCTATGAAttgaaaatggaagaagggctAGAAataggagaagacgaatgGAGACCACCAG AAATAGAAGATCGCGATCGTCTGGAGGCGGGAAGACTGCTGGAGATCGTACGGCAACAAC AGGAAAGGCTATCCGTGATAGAAAGAGATCATGATTTGCTGAGAGCTgctttggaggagagagggataTCTGTGCCGTATGCTCAGTATGCTTCTGAGGAAACTCTTTCCGGGTCTATATCTAAACGACCGAATGAACTCGAAAGGTCAAACAGCTACAAGTGGAGAGATTTTAAGGACAGTGATAATGCAGAGCCTGCTCCG AGCACCTCAAGGCCGCGTCCTGAACAACTTTTCCCGGCCTCTTTAGCATCCACCGCCCTTGCCTCATCGCTCAACGCACCTCTTTCATCAAACTCTGCCACTTTCCAAGATAGCTTCACCCCGACAACGTCTAATCACAACTATGTGGACTCTCCCACAGCAAGTGGCACTGACAGAAGAGACGGTCGGCCAATAAATAGAATTCTCGCGGAATCGTCAAATCTCTCCAGCAGTACCTCCAGCTCCCCCAGCATGGCACCACCTGCATTGTCATCACAATCCCTCTCCGCCTCTTCTATCAAACCCTCGTCATATCCTTCCGTATCATCTTCGGCTCCTATCCCAGGGCCGCAAAGTCATTCCACAAACCCATCAGATAAAGAGAGGTCGAGAGCAAAGGATGCGGCGAGGAGTGCCGCCAAATCTTTCAGAGTGACTCTAGAGGATCCCTGCTGGAAAGTGTTGCCTGCAGCTTTGAAAAAATATAAGATTAATGATGACTGGCGACTATATGCGTTATTCATCTGTTATGGTAATACCGGGGAGTCCACGG AACGGTGCCTGAGTTACGATGAGAAGCCGTTGTTACTGTTTCAAAAGCTGAAAGAAACAGGCCACAAACCAGTCTTCATGCTTCGCCACATA AAGGATATAAAATCACCAGTATACGTCGCCCACACAAAACAAGCTCAAAAGCTTGGTCTTCCTCGCAACACCACAGCTGCTCTCCTCCCAAAGATTAAACCTGCCAATGACACCTCTTTGTCCCCAACGAAACCTAACACCTTCAAACCTGCTATTCCTCGTACAGAAGATGGGCAAACACCGAACGGAACAGCTTTCCCGGAATTACCGAGCCCCGGGCTTAGAGATGGAGACGGAGGGGGGCGCACGTCAAATGGGCAGCTGGTCGATCCGGATGGTTCGGTGGTAAATGTGACATACGGAGTGGCTATCTACCC ATATTGTCGAGATAGAGAAGACGAGTTTGACGTGCCTGT AGGGTCGACATATGTCATTCGTTCTAAAAATAAGGGTTGGTATATTGTCAATCGAGATCCTGATGCGACTGGTATACCTAATAACTATACACAAGGCTGGGTCCCAGCAG GATGTCTGCTTGAGCTCAATCAACCCATGTCGATTATCTCACCTTCACCTGACGGGCAAATCGCCCCCTACCCCGGTTTGGCTCCGCTTCCGCCTTCTCATATCATTTCAAGTAGTTATGCCGGGTTCGTGTTGATGGATTATGACTCAAAGGGGGATGACGAATTGACGctgaaagagggagagaaggtgaggGTCTACAAGAAGTATTGTCATTG GAGCTATGT AATTCGTAACGACACTGGCGAGCGAGGCTGGGTCCCTGCATGGTTTGTTGGGAAGACCTCCATTACCATCTCAGCTGGTTTGCGCGAAACCGAAACTGCTGCTAAACCTGAGCCATCTTCAGGATCAAAGTCTACAGACATAAAGTTAGACCGAGGAGCAATTGATGGTGAAGCAAACGACGATAAGAGCAAAGATGAGGCTGGGGAAAAGTGA
- a CDS encoding transcriptional repressor NF-X1, with protein sequence MSESSATSHQLHFHTTITVPAAATAHTTQAGPMPGDGAFLLNQKSHNRQDSRHIHRNGGQGWRDKGKGRETAVNGTVVKGEKSESSGDGLVPAASSSATTSQSSGGRSSGLEKGKHVNRNTGKSNAQQLFKDIPDDIKATELQNGEGGEMPGLSKLRIDYSINPWVGEDEASRSAQSSQSGSQRSSVPPGLSNMPLPRGPVARMHSRQNQRFNTPPPVVRVNGMSGQANHNGMNNNRRSLANVDGVQKREICVTNESVTPTSSRGKGRTPNFRPPPHSQSRTRAAPSVEMQRTLKAVKIPQLQQTAPMDPSAPTFIPGAALLTSELDENPLPSREEIVAEVCKEKKIRKKPPKKERSDEGAQQTGSASVSRRRAFEQSTKLTSMNPKDGRTLKPGKLDGPAQGVVRAEQKQRKKAAQESDDLVGRLTKGLRSRPFVECPICFNSITPSQAIWCCLPPDRPPEANSAILIPNPITGSTSASSHYSACYTPFHLECIKDWAERSLQEEVGKVRGGLKEPEEVVWRCPGCQKRRSEAPKDYRCFCGRLSHPATSLSAPHSCGDSCGRTRQKCTHPCPLPCHPGPCPPCNIALIVPCPSHSIPITVKCSSATSNNAALSPVCDDMCGKPLGCGHKDHLCLELCHYGPCQPCMQREVVKCYCGEDEKKVDCGWNRSQGKLCARLIDEGTEETWEGRFNCGKPCEQLYDCGIHMCHEVCHPHAVTPYPCPLSPAIVTHCPCGATPLSSLPGFPRPDCLAPIPTCTKRCPKTRPCGHSCPKNCHPGECPPCHEEIVKSCRCGQSQPLVPCDVLRERMANGLGDVTCERVCKALRNCGRHECGRLCCPLWEQVKFRNKKQRSEDNDIYPDDDLHKCHLICGRTLSCGRHTCPKPDHKGPCGRCLQASYDELICHCGQTVVYPPVACGTKINCAFPCARPASACGHPKIPHQCHEEEECPPCPYLTTKPCACGKDPAVKNVRCSQDRVSCGQPCGELLSCGFHKCQKLCHRPGECDSCNQVCGKPKSICKHPCTAACHAPAKCPENDPCQAIVTQTCACGHLQSRTSCGASNAHPKSRELDQLKCNSECSVRQRNARLADALGIKPGERNQEVYEDELKTFAIGNHKFVKMVETTFEDFFKGPRQMMILPHMPAAKRTFVMALADHYRLTRELIDQEPNRSVQIRRRIDTRIPKPLLSSAVQPPASQPRLVTTMTSSWGRASGSTAASVVAGGGSAVKSLASIPTSNIMASSSTVSSSARPSRTATPVFAPVSAPVITQKFPEARKEQEMTYQNDDQKQSKDDGTDDWDVDV encoded by the exons ATGTCAGAGTCATCTGCAACTTCCCATCAACTTCATTTCCATACGACCATCACAGTTCCTGCGGCAGCAACAGCGCATACCACACAAGCAGGCCCAATGCCGGGCGATGGCGCATTCTTGCTGAATCAAAAGAGTCATAACCGACAGGACAGTCGACACATTCACCGTAATGGAGGCCAAGGTTGGAGAGATAAGGGAAAGGGGCGAGAAACAGCTGTCAATGGGACAGTTGTGAAAGGGGAGAAGTCTGAATCTAGTGGGGATGGACTTGTGCCAGCTGCCAGTTCTAGTGCGACAACATCTCAGTCTAGTGGCGGGCGTAGTTCAGGCCTCGAGAAGGGCAAACATGTGAACCGAAATACGGGGAAATCTAATGCTCAGCAGCTGTTCAAAGATATACCAGATGACATTAAGGCGACGGAGCTTCAAAACGGCGAAGGTGGAGAAATGCCGGGTCTGTCGAAGCTACGTATCGACTACAGCATCAACCCTTGGGTCGGCGAGGACGAAGCATCAAGAAGCGCCCAATCATCTCAGTCAGGTTCCCAACGGTCAAGTGTTCCACCCGGCCTAAGCAATATGCCACTTCCCCGCGGCCCTGTTGCCCGAATGCACTCACGGCAAAACCAGCGGTTCAACACGCCTCCGCCAGTTGTGCGCGTCAACGGTATGAGCGGTCAAGCCAATCATAACGGAATGAACAATAACCGTCGTTCTCTTGCCAATGTCGATGGCGTGCAAAAGCGTGAAATTTGTGTTACCAACGAAAGCGTGACGCCAACTTCCTCTCGAGGAAAAGGCCGTACGCCGAATTTCCGacctcctccccattctCAATCACGTACTCGTGCTGCCCCTTCTGTTGAAATGCAACGTACTCTAAAAGCTGTCAAGATTCCACAGCTGCAGCAAACTGCACCCATGGATCCTTCTGCACCTACATTCATCCCAGGCGCTGCCTTGCTAACATCGGAGCTTGATGAGAATCCACTGCCGTCTCGAGAAGAAATTGTTGCAGAAGTTTGtaaggagaaaaagattAGGAAGAAACCCcccaagaaggagagatcCGATGAGGGCGCGCAGCAAACTGGTTCTGCGTCTGTCAGCAGAAGGAGAGCATTTGAGCAGTCCACAAAACTCACTTCTATGAATCccaaagatggaaggacaTTGAAGCCTGGGAAGCTAGATGGACCTGCGCAAGGCGTTGTAAGAGCTGAGCAGAAAcagcggaagaaggcagcTCAGGAGTCAGATGATTTGGTAGGAAGATTGACTAAGGGACTCAGGAGTCGCCCATTCGTTGAATGTCCTATT TGCTTCAATTCTATCACTCCTTCGCAAGCTATATGGTGTTGTCTTCCCCCTGATAGACCACCAGAGGCAAATTCCGCCATTCTCATTCCAAATCCTATCACTGGCTCAACTTCAGCATCGTCACATTATTCTGCTTGCTATACACCCTTTCACCTTGAATGTATCAAAGACTGGGCAGAAAGAAGtttgcaagaagaagttggaaaGGTGCGTGGCGGCTTAAAAGAACCCGAAGAGGTTGTGTGGAGATGCCCAGGTTGTCAGAAGAGACGGTCAGAGGCTCCCAAAGATTATCG CTGCTTCTGCGGACGCTTGTCACACCCTGCAACTTCTCTTTCCGCTCCACATTCTTGTGGTGATTCTTGCGGTCGTACGAGGCAAAAATGCACGCATCCATGTCCGTTGCCATGTCATCCTGGTCCATGCCCTCCTTGCAATATCGCTCTTATTGTACCGTGCCCTTCTCACAGCATTCCAATCACTGTCAAATGCTCATCCGCCACATCAAATAACGCTGCGTTATCTCCTGTCTGCGACGATATGTGTGGCAAGCCTCTTGGATGTGGTCATAAGGATCACCTTTGCCTGGAACTTTGCCACTATGGGCCTTGTCAACCATGTATGCAGAGGGAGGTCGTGAAGTGTTATTGTGGtgaagacgagaaaaaGGTAGACTGTGGATGGAATAGATCACAGGGGAAGCTTTGCGCACGGTTGATAGATGAAGGAACAGAAGAGACATGGGAAGGGAGGTTTAACTGTGGGAAGCCATGTGAGCAGCTGTATGATTGTGGTATTCACATGTGTCACGAG GTTTGTCACCCACACGCCGTTACACCTTACCCTtgccctctctctccagcaATCGTGACTCACTGTCCCTGCGGCGCTACTCCTCTCTCATCACTTCCTGGATTCCCTCGACCAGACTGTCTCGCGCCCATTCCAACATGTACGAAGCGGTGTCCCAAGACTCGACCATGTGGCCATTCCTGTCCAAAGAATTGTCACCCTGGTGAATGCCCACCATGCCATGAAGAAATTGTTAAATCGTGCCGATGTGGGCAAAGTCAACCTTTGGTGCCTTGTGACGTCTTGAGAGAAAGGATGGCAAACGGACTCGGTGATGTTACTTGTGAAAGGGTCTGTAAAGCGTTGCGAAA CTGTGGTCGTCACGAATGTGGTCGATTATGTTGTCCCCTTTGGGAACAAGTCAAGTTCCGAAACAAAAAACAACGTAGCGAAGATAATGACATATAccctgatgatgatctgcACAAATGCCACCTTATATGTGGCAGGACTTTGAGCTGTGGTCGACACACTTGTCCCAAGCCTGATCACAAGGGTCCTTGTGGTCGATGTCTCCAGGCTTCCTATGACGAG CTGATTTGCCACTGCGGTCAAACAGTCGTCTATCCTCCTGTTGCATGTGGCACCAAGATCAACTGTGCATTCCCTTGTGCTCGACCTGCATCTGCGTGTGGTCACCCGAAAATACCTCACCAATGTcacgaagaggaggaatgtCCACCTTGTCCCTACCTCACCACTAAACCATGTGCATGTGGTAAGGATCCTGCCGTCAAGAATGTACGATGTTCCCAGGACCGCGTTTCCTGTGGTCAGCCCTGCGGTGAACTTCTCTCTTGTGGATTTCATAAATGCCAGAAGCTGTGCCATCGACCTGGAGAATGCGATTCTTGTAATCAAGTTTGTGGCAAGCCCAAGTCAATTTGCAAGCACCCTTGTACAGCGGCGTGCCATGCTCCAGCGAAATGCCCGGAGAATGATCCATGTCAAGCTATTGTTACCCAGACTTGTGCTTGCGgccatcttcaaagtcGTACTTCATGTGGCGCATCGAATGCCCACCCGAAGAGCCGAGAACTCGATCAGCTCAAGTGCAACTCGGAATGTTCGGTGCGTCAACGTAATGCGCGATTGGCCGATGCTTTGGGTATAAAGCCAGGGGAAAGGAACCAGGAGGTTTATGAAGATGAGTTGAAAACCTTTGCTATTGGAAACCACAAGTTTGTCAAAATGGTGGAGACCACATTCGAAGACTTTTTCAAGGGACCAAGACAGATGATGATTCTTCCTCACA TGCCAGCGGCCAAGAGGACATTCGTCATGGCTCTTGCAGATCATTACCGTCTGACTCGCGAGCTGATTGATCAGGAGCCCAATCGATCTGTTCAAATTCGCCGCCGTATCGACACACGTATCCCAAAAcctcttctcagcagcGCTGTTCAACCACCTGCTTCTCAGCCTCGCTTGGTGACGACCATGACCAGCTCGTGGGGAAGAGCGTCAGGCTCAACTGCGGCGAGCGTCGTGGCCGGAGGAGGGTCAGCAGTCAAGTCTTTGGCGTCTATTCCAACATCAAATATTATGGCAAGTTCATCGACTGTTTCATCGTCGGCCAGGCCGTCAAGGACCGCAACCCCCGTATTCGCACCTGTATCAGCCCCAGTGATTACTCAAAAGTTTCCGGAAGCACGcaaagaacaagaaatGACCTATCAGAACGATGACCAGAAGCAGTCTAAGGATGATGGTACTGATGACTGGGACGTGGACGTCTGA
- a CDS encoding tRNA-splicing endonuclease subunit Sen2: MAQQQPQSKLPPRARYAANNRKYGTPLPILFPSSSSSSTSSKSILTSFLPSLSSTRVEIQHITGEYDPITGSVWITDPRMMDLAFQKGFFGKGSLSRSEPSWRARRVGLLKGGDNLAAEQMREKRRLERKQFKIDRAQAMLDAAKKAEAIIAAAKSQPESQNQSQLQPGDNDGDDVEEDGEGEGEGDEADVSLVVTPDIEVDLEREVETQSQIPAGGDTLANQSQMEIDPLNLTPQTFLVRPTRPDANRNRGRNAFRRRPPQSQAQGNTYTAMATPARASAPAAEQPTQTPADADIEADEDLFDESLVEEMEHLQLSIEESLFLSLAIGVLHVYDPSTGIYLTPTSNSADSGELLKLLLPSPSPSSPLSTQLSISESKGVLLPDNPALVSYAVYHHFRSLGWVVKDGIKFCVDWLLYRRGPVFSHSAFACVIIPVYANPHDRVVSPYGGEDWYEERMSWKWMNTIIRVNALVQKNVIAVYITIPPLSSFPPSMKLADGTLDPKKNGLKSLLKQYTIREVALTRFGATRRRD, translated from the exons ATGGCCCAGCAGCAACCACAATCGAAGCTCCCGCCAAGGGCCAGATACGCGGCGAATAACCGTAAATATGGCACGCCTCTgcccatccttttcccctcctcttcctcctcttctacatcttccaaatccatTCTcacatctttccttccgtCCCTATCCTCTACTAGAGTTGAAATTCAGCATATCACAGGCGAATATGACCCTATTACAGGAAGCGTCTGGATAACAGACCCTCGAATGATGGATTTGGCTTTTCAAAAAGGTTTCTTTGGAAAAGGTAGTCTGAGTAGGAGTGAGCCAAGTTGGCGAGCGAGGAGGGTTGGGCTATTAAAAGGTGGTGATA ATCTAGCGGCAGAACAGATGCGCGAGAAGAGACGATTAGAGCGAAAGCAATTCAAGATTGATAGAGCGCAAGCAATGTTGGATGCTGCCAAAAAGGCAGAAGCCATCATAGCCGCTGCGAAATCCCAACCCGAGTCTCAAAACCAGTCTCAGCTTCAACCTGGCGATAACGACGGGGACGATGTAGAGGAAGAcggtgaaggtgaaggagaaggcgacGAAGCAGACGTCTCGCTCGTGGTCACTCCTGATATTGAGGTCGACttggagagagaagtgGAAACACAATCACAAATACCAGCCGGGGGAGACACATTGGCCAACCAGAGTCAAATGGAGATTGATCCGCTCAACTTGACACCACAGACGTTCCTTGTTCGACCGACAAGGCCAGATGCGAATCGGAATAGAGGGAGGAATGCTTTTCGCCGACGACCCCCTCAATCTCAGGCTCAGGGTAATACTTATACGGCTATGGCCACTCCCGCCCGTGCTAGTGCACCCGCAGCCGAGCAACCCACTCAAACTCCCGCGGACGCAGACATTGAAGCCGATGAGGACCTATTTGACGAATCtcttgttgaagagatggaacaTCTCCAACTTTCTATTGAAgaatctctctttctctccctcgcCATCGGGGTGCTTCATGTGTACGACCCTTCCACTGGCATATACCTCACCCCGACCTCGAACTCTGCGGATTCGGGCGAGCTGTTGAAATTACTCCTCCCTAGCCCCTCACcgtcttcacctctttctACCCAATTGTCTATCTCTGAGAGTAAAGGAGTGTTATTGCCTGATAACCCTGCGCTAGTTAGTTATGCGGTGTACCACCATTTCAGAAGTCTGGGCTGGGTTGTGAAGGATGGCATCAAGTTTTGCGTAGATTGGCTTTTGTACCGCCGAGGACCGGTGTTTTCCCATTCTGC CTTTGCATGCGTTATCATCCCAGTATATGCTAATCCACATGACCGAGTGGTCTCGCCGTATGGAGGGGAGGATTGGTATGAAGAACGGATGAGTTGGAAGTGGATGAACACCATCATCAGGGTGAACGCGCTCGTACAAAAA AACGTCATCGCAGTTTACATCACCAtacctcctctttcttccttccctcctaGCATGAAGTTAGCGGACGGCACCCTTGAtccaaagaagaatggtCTCAAGAGTCTGTTAAAGCAGTATACCATCCGAGAAGTAGCGCTT ACGAGGTTTGGAGCCACAAGACGACGTGATTAG
- a CDS encoding voltage-dependent anion channel protein 2, with the protein MSQAVPPSWRDLGKSSSDLLLKDYPIQGTSLEVKTLTPSNVAFKVAGTKDAKTDAISGDIEGKYVDFKNGLTFTQGWTTANVLRTQLELENQIAKGLKFDLATTLNPAKASKSAILTAIYKQPSLHTRATVDLFKGPTFTADTVVGRDGFLVGAEASYDVLSGAITRYAGAVGFSAPEYAVTLHGLGNLSTFAASYYHKVSKDVEAGAKAVYDTKSTTGNVSLEVGAKTYLDNAAFVKAKINNAGVLSLGYTQALRPGVKASAGLAIDTTRLNEPTAGQAAHKVGASIVFNA; encoded by the exons ATGTCCCAAGctgttcctccttcctgGCGA GACCTCGGCAAGTCCTCCTCcgacctcctcctcaaggACTACCCCATCCAGGGTACTTCTCTCGAGGTCAAGACCCTTACTCCTTCCAACGTCGCCTTCAAAGTCGCCGGTACTAAGGACGCCAAGACTGATGCCATCTCTGGTGACATCGAGGGCAAGTACGTCGACTTCAAGAACGGCTTGACCTTCACCCAG GGCTGGACCACTGCCAACGTTCTCCGAACTCaacttgagcttgagaacCAGATTGCCAAGGGCTTGAAGTTCGACCTTGCTACCACCCTCAACCCCGCGAAGGCCTCCAAGTCTGCCATCTTGACTGCCATCTACAAGCAGCCTTCTTTGCACACTCGTGCCACCGTCGATCTCTTCAAG GGCCCCACCTTCACTGCTGACACCGTTGTCGGCCGTGACGGTTTCCTTGTTGGTGCAGAGGCTTCTTACGATGTCCTCTCCGGCGCCATCACCCGATACGCTGGTGCCGTCGGCTTCTCCGCTCCCGAGTACGCCGTCACTCTCCACGGTCTCGGTaacctctccaccttcgCCGCCTCTTACTACCACAAGGTTTCCAAGGACGTCGAGGCTGGTGCCAAGGCTGTTTACGACACTAAGTCTACCACCGGCAATGTCTCCCTCGAGGTCGGTGCCAAGACCTACCTT GACAACGCTGCCTTTGTCAAGGCCAAGATCAACAACGCCGGTGTCCTCTCCCTCGGTTACACCCAGGCTCTCCGACCTGGTGTTAAGGCTTCCGCTGGTCTTGCCATCGACACCACCCGCCTTAACGAGCCCACCGCTGGTCAGGCCGCCCACAAGGTCGGCGCTTCCATTGTTTTCAACGCTTAA
- a CDS encoding riboflavin kinase, whose amino-acid sequence MPPKAQMAPISRSNRPTIVGADEPEAPYPLRLEGTVTKGFGRGARYLGIPTANLPDESLGPLNDLGLTGIYYGFARVHHSLSTPLPSALPTPVVSKPSTPGPEGKKVESEAQLEVLPTITAPYPPEHHAQRWSKEDEKVWPMVMSVGWNPYFKNEKITAEVHIMHPFKADFYGHHMSIVILGYIRPELDYVSKEALIDDIQTDVKVALNSLARPKYAKFAHDEFFLKQSLSIAGQSQNNLGV is encoded by the exons ATGCCCCCCAAAGCTCAGATGGCCCCTATTTCCCGATCAAACCGCCCCACTATCGTAGGTGCGGACGAGCCCGAAGCTCCTTACCCCCTCAGGCTTGAAGGGACCGTCACCAAAGGTTTCGGTAGAGGTGCGAGGTATTTGGGGATTCCTACAG CCAATCTTCCAGACGAGTCCTTGGGTCCCCTCAACGATCTCGGCCTCACAGGTATCTACTACGGCTTCGCCCGTGTTCATCACTCCTTATccacccctcttccatccgcTCTCCCCACCCCCGTTGTCTCCAAACCCTCTACACCTGGCCctgagggaaagaaagtCGAGAGCGAAGCTCAATTAGAGGTGTTACCTACTATCACCGCGCCTTATCCTCCCGAACACCACGCCCAGAGGTGGAgtaaggaagatgagaaagtTTGGCCGATGGTGATGAGTGTTGGATGGAATCCTTACTTTAAGAACGAAAAAATTACCGCA GAAGTGCATATTATGCACCCCTTTAAAGCTGATTTCTATGGACACCATATGAGTATCGTGATCCTTGGATACATTAGACCCGAACTTGACTACGTTTCTAAAG AGGCCCTCATAGATGATATCCAAACAGATGTCAAAGTAGCGCTTAACTCACTCGCCCGGCCCAAGTACGCCAAATTCGCCCATGACGAGTTTTTCCTCAAACAATCTCTGTCCATCGCCGGTCAGTCACAGAACAACCTGGGAGTTTAA